Genomic segment of Schistocerca piceifrons isolate TAMUIC-IGC-003096 chromosome 1, iqSchPice1.1, whole genome shotgun sequence:
acaatacaagaaagaagaatgaagtacggagcataccccattTCCTTCACCGATTTACCACCATCCCTACCCCTTTATGTCCTGGATCCCCAATCGTCACTGTTGATGCCGCCTTCCTATATATCGACATCAGAATGAATGACTACTATCAAACTGGCCAAGAACAGTgctgaccacccagtggcacagcGTACAGCCGAGCACAACATACTtagtttcagtggctgcttcagaaTCTGGATCTTCTGGATGCATCGTTTCTAAGGGTACGTTTATGCTGCCTTCTCGCAGCTGGCAGCTCGCTGCTGGCACACGACACCTCGCTGCTCGCCGGCAGCCTTGTCGCATGTACGCTGCAGGCACCTCACTGATCGCCGTGTGTATTCATTCTTCAGCTATTACATTACAGGAAAGTGCacaactttagtggtgtcaagtgtAAAACATGTTCTCCACATCGTCTGACGACAGTGACAGTGATTCGTTCGCTACAAAAATGTGGTTGTTGGAAAGGAGACGGAAGAGGAAGTACGGAGTGCACCCTTTGAATGCTGAATGTCCTCACTACGGATACTTTCACAAGTATTACCAACAGCTCAAAAACTATCCAGATCACTTTTTCACACATTTACAAATGTCGCAAGAAACTTTCCAGTACATTCTAAATCTCATCGAGCCAGGTATAGCTAAACAGATGAAGATTCGACCCAACAttgttaatgcaatttctgtggaggAGCGCCTGGTACTCAATCTGAGGTAATATTCGTCAGATTTTATTTATGtctactttatgtactacatctgcaATCTGCTTAGGGTTGTCCTAATAGTAAAATTTATAACTTAGATGTAACTAtaactttaaaaaatattatacCTAATTACTAATGACAGATCCTATACCATATTTTTCTGTTGCATGATTTTGAATTACAGGGATACGAAAGACTAACATGATAGCtacaaatgaaaacaataataaatacatttctgatagttttattttattttaaccaattctAACTACATTTCAAAAGTGCTTTATAATGTAACAAGGTTTATTTAGTCCCCTTTTTAAGCTCGGTTGTAATGCAGGTTCTTGACATTCACAAAACTTACTTCCGCTTCATCTGGGCGATCGTAGTCTGTACCACCAGTTATTTTCTCACCTGGGCTTGATGTTTGTACACCATTAACTGTGCAATGTTGGTTACTAAGTGCTGTTCCCGGTGCAAATCCGATGGATCCATTCTCAGTGCTAATATTTGAAGTAGGTGGATGAATATGTATATACTGTTGCGAAGCTTCATCGTATCCTCTGTAACTTCGATCTGAAGATCTGTCTTTCCATAACTAGTTTATGCACATCTATTCTGAACGACATTTTGTCGAAAGGAGTCATGCGTCTCACGTGAGGAAGAAGACACATGAAGAAAACTACATCTTCATCATTTTTTTCTGATAACAGCAACTCTTTGTCTTTGTGCATATGCAACTTCTCTTTTTCAGTTTCTATCAACTGAATTGCAATTGGGCCTACAGGTCATGGTCTCTTCCTGTAGGCCCTACGTTCAGCAGGTGTAGAGTTTGGTGGTGTCTCAGCGCGATTAGAAGACACTGGTGAAAGTGATGATGATAAAGATGTTGGTTGGCTATGAGCTTCATCAAAATGAGAACTATACTTGCTGTTGTGTTCAGTCGTATCACTGGTATCCACAGGATCCAAATTCCCACTAGTCGCTCTAGGTTCAAAATTATCTTGTAAGAACGTCATAGCCTCGAAATACGGCCACTGTACTGGAGCCGTGTGAGCAGCACCGCCTGAGGCATGTCTAGAAAGCGAGTTCAGCCTTTCTTTGAACTGCTGTCGAagacttttccattttttcttaaCATCGCAGACTgctgaaataagaggaaaaatatcTTTGCAGAAACATTAAAGAATAACCAATTCCATTAAGTACACAATGTAGTTACATAAATACACAGTGGAAAGTAacacaccttttttttaatttcaggttcGTGGCAACAGGGAACTTGTATGCAAGCCTAGCAGGAGAGTTTAGAGTAGGAATAACTACTGTTTCTCAAATTGTAAAACAGATTCTATCAGTGTTGTGGCAAACACTACAACCATTGCATAAGAAGCCACCAACGGAAGAGAAATAGCTGAAATGTTTTACAAGAAGTGGGGGTTTCCAAATTGTCTAGGTTCTATTGATGGGAAGCATATACAAATTGTAAGCCCTAAATGGTCTGGTTCTATGTTTTTCAATTATAAAAAATacttttcaatagttctgcaggctGTGTGTGATATAGACTGTAAATTTACTTTTATTGAAGTTGGAGCATTGGGAAAACAAAGTGACGGAGGCACTTTCAGGATGTCTGTTTTGTACGATAAAATGGTGAAAGGCATGCTTCACATTCCTGAAGACGACTTTCTAACAGGTACTGCTGTTAAATCCCCCTTTGTCTTCATAAGAGATGAAGCGTACCCCCTTCTCAGACGCCTGATGAAACCTTTTGCCAGGAGAAATCTTGATTGCTCGAATGAAAAATTTAACAAAGTTCTTTCACGAACTAGAAAAACTGTTGAATGTACCTTTGGAATTGCGGCTGCAAAGTGGCGATTACCAAACAAACCAACTGAAACGAAAGTAGAGACTGCAGAACTGATTGTGAAAGCTGTTTGCGTTTTACATAATGTGATTGTGGACAAAGAGAATGTACTGAACAATGTGGAGTACAGAGACGTACTTCCTGGTGTTCAGCCATCAAGAAGAAACAATGCAGCTTCTGCTGAAGCTATCGAGATAAGGAATCTGTTTAAGCGTTTCTTCAATGAATAAAATATTGTATAATGCAACAGACCTTTGCAAATCTCTCCTTTGAGctgtccccaaagaaaaaaatcgcaggtGCTCAATTCTGGGGAGCAAGGAGGCATCAAACAATCCATCATAAGCAGATCAGGTGGCTGGGAAACTGTTCTTGCAGAATTTGGCGTGAACGACAGGCAGTATGAGACTTCgcaccatcctgttggaaccaaaGGGCTTCTGTGTCATATTCCTCTCCACACACTTTAATTCTGGGGAGTAAAAATTTCTCCAGCATCTCACAATAACGCACAGAGTCATAGTAACAGTTGCACCTCGAGATTCAAAAAAATAAGgcccaatatttatttatttatttatttattttgatccaacatcaactgattacaaaaaaggttttttttccagtcttctggataagtcagagccttacttcttagggttacatattattggctggcacttttatctacacaactttttctaaatttagttgagagaacagagttacatatatggactatgCATAAAAAATTGTTATTGCATACTTGgattaaggaatctacagtttgtgacatagtattcatatctgacattcaaatatttacagtttgggacacagtctaagatctgagattacatatatttttagatagatggtcttccatcatacgagtttactaaatctagaaactcgtCTATTGAATGTAAAGGATTGTTTAGGTgctataattttaatttcatttttagtttagtaatgggcaatttggagatattaggatggaagcaattcagtagttttatgcctgcatagtgagggcttttctcatagAGTGTTGTTCAatgagagatgatgtggggtctctctctacctctagtgttatgatcatgtatttctttattaagtgttttgttactgtttactgccataatgattatcttcagcacatacaggttatgaacagttagtattttaaattctttaaacaaatttctgcaggactcccgggcacatttctttcccataattctaagtgccttcttttgtaagataagtacacttttcatattacctttactgctggatccccatacctgTATCCCATAccttagatgggattcaaatagtgcaaaatatatttgcctcagagtggtgatgttacaaaaaggtatcagttttcttaggacatatatggtagaacttagctttttgcaaatatcattcacatgatcagaccagtttaactccgcaccaagtgtcaggccaagaaatttggtcgagtattgttttttaatgtattcgtcacccattaagatttggttttcatgagttttttgtctcccaagatcaaattcaatatagacagatttatttgtgtttaattttagtttgttttcattaaaatactgcagaattaagcctgCTGCAGTATTGGATTCTACTTCGAGCTGTGAATAGCTTGGATTGCGGCATATTaacgtggtatcatctgcatataagatagctgttgcatggtttgttatggactgaatatcattaacataaataataaaaagaagtggtcctaatattgacccctgtCGAATACCAAAATTCATGTCGgtggtgtttgatttgtatgctccctctgtagtgctaatagacacaaactgcttcctatttgtcaagtaggacctcatcagattatgggctgtgcctTGAATGCCATAGTTcacagtttgtccagcaatatggttgtatcaacacagtcaaatgctttttgtaagtccagaaagatgccacatacatgttctttattatctattgcttgagtgacaccttcgattaagttggatgctgctgtaGTAGTGGACGACcccttgacaaacccatactgccccttagaaatcacttttttAGATACCAGGAAGTTCCAGgttcttatgtatattactttcccaaagattttggatattattggaagaacagaaatgggtcgaaagttttctactagattcctatttccttttttaaaaataggcacaactcgagcaattttcaactcatctggaaatagaccatcttccatatgagagttgataactgttgataaatgtgatgcaattttatgtatacatttcttaagagtgtccAGACTAAGACCATCATATCCTGCTGCATGGGAATACCTATGGAGGACGCAGAGCACCAAACTATCACTTTGTGGCTGTGCAGAGATCTTTGGTGAAATTCACGAAGGTTTTCAGTTTCCTAGTAACGAAAATTCTGCTTATTTACTGAACCAGATAGGTGAAAATGTGCTTCATCGCTAGACCACAGAATAGCGGCGGGTTGAACAGCGGCTAAGACTGCATTGGAAGCATCTGTACATTTCGCCGAGTCTTCTGGACTAAGTTCTTGAACAACCATCAACTAGTAGGGGTATAAGTGAAGGTGAGAGTGTAAAATTCGTCTTACCATACTGGACGATATTCCAAGAGCAGCAGCATGTTTTCCCACAGAGCCTCGATGGAGACTGTTCAATGGGCGCTCTCATTGCCACGATGTTTTCAGGTGTCCTCACACTTTTAGGTCAGCCATCTAGTTTTCTAGGAAGTGCATATTCTGTCGACCTAACACTAGTAATCCACATCCTAATGTTTTTAGCATCACATTCTGTCGCCCTAACACTAGTAATCCATATCCTAAATGGTTTTAGCATCAGGAACCCTGTCATGGCGATCCAAACCAAACTACGTACGAAAAGCCCTCTGCATCGCCACCACACTATCATTAGTTTTAAAGAACATTTCTACGACGAAGCCTCGATGCTCACTAGACGGCGGCATGGTGACTACTGAAAATGATGTCGGTTCCCCCATCTAAAgttgggtttacactagcaagtcgcttgcagaagtttttgctgcaagttattgcgagccgcttgcagctgtgtttacacagcagcgcaagaattaagcaagattcttccgcaagttctgtggcaagaaacttgcgtcaacaacttgttgatactgtttacatatgctttcagtaccactacgagtaTCAACCGAAGTATAACATCacaagtaggcgggtgagatatgctgcagctcttgtaaattttaatgaaaaacgtgaaaaagaaagagaagtatttgggttagagagtggataatgagaagatcgcaaaatggtgcctataataaccttttgcaagaactgggtatcgagagcatggatacttttgaaaatttttgcagaatgtcctcaaatgatctggagtatttgttaatgttaatagcgcccgtcatatcaaaacgagacacaaacgCCCATACTGTTATTTCAGCAAAGGACCGTTTGCTAGTCACTCTATGATTTATAGCTACAGGGgagagctacgaataaaataggcattgcatttatttatgtgaaacatacaaacaaaaaaagtttgaattttgaaatcttttcgttgtaggagactcatacaagtccctaatgtacctgtttcatattcccgtcagcacgatGTCTCTGATCGTACCTGACGTATGTAGAGCCATTTCTGACGTCTTGataagagaaaattatttgaaggtatgtgaaaacataacaatgaaattaaatttttattgaaataaactgcattttacagaatgatatgcttataaaaatgtttttttttttttctaatgctcataaaatagAAAGTGACAAGAtaattaaatagaacatgtaataattacacatcttCTTTCTCCAGACTCCTAAAACCTCAAACGAGTGGATGCAagtggcaaaggggttgtgtcttgAAATTATGCTACTTTCCCCGTACTTCTTTCacagatgtgtcgaatatcgacgagattccgtttaatgcgctcatcttcttcactctatccttaaagttccggttatgcacgttccatatttcggggtagctctccacggcttcaataaaatgttctgtatcctgcttcatccattcccgtttctcctccatttctgaaatttgtttgcatataatacgcaagatggttgcataaaattaagccATCACTTTAAGTGAAATGTTAAATATaagtgttatgcagacgacatacttactataacttgcacttcctacttgcaggaaatagaaataaatcctaaaagctgcaagttacttgcagatacctcttgcgtggtgttcacactggaagcggaaaacgtgcagcaagtcacttccgcaataaattgctacgatcgcaagtcgacttggcgatatgtttacactcgcagatcgcgcggcaagttcctccgcgcaagtaaattgctgcaataacttgctagtgtaaaccgagcttAAAGCCACTATTTCCATTCCGCTGCTGCACCTGCACGCTCTTCAGTGATTTTTTGAAACTAGGGAGTCCATTCTGCAAACCTTGTGCTGCCTCAAAATCATTTTCTTCCAGCTATGATGCCCACTGATCTAGTTGTGGGTGCAGGAGTCGGCAGCTAAGCAAGAAGTACAAGTTTTATGGTCGCAATATACGTTTTTTGGCACCAAGGTAACAgtgaaaaaattgtttaaatttccACGCTATAGCTATCTCAGTTGTTGAGCATACACATTCACAACTATTTAGAAGGTGGCTTGTAAAGCCTGTGGTGCATactataattttgtaatccactgTCCTGGTTTTGAATAAACGGCAGATCAAGCCAACCTGTGAAGCGTCTGTTGCTAGAAGAAAGTCTGAACTTATATCCAGACGGTGAACCACTATCTTCAGACAGACTGGCTTTTATCTTTTTTAAAAGTTGCCTTACTATCTGTAAATCAGTACCACTGAGCATCCATCTTAAGTAGACTGGTCAACACATAATTGTTGAGAGTCTGTTTATGAAGAAGTATTCTTTAGAATGAACATAATCATAGAAATGATTTTGTTTCTTTGTCTAATGACATGGAAAATTAATTATGGAACTTAATTTTTCTTTAAGTAATAGGATGCATTATGGTGTAGTAACATGTCTGAGAAATCTGGTTTCGATCTGcccaaatttagatttttgtagatttgctgtaacaccTGTTTTCCTGAAAGCTTGTATAACTTTCCAGATAGGATTCACTAACTTAGCTCAAGTGTCAGCAACTAGTAATAAATCATCCACTTAAATCGTTATCTATTTCAAAATTTTGGTACCAAGAACCTTATCAAGGTCAGCTATAAATATGTCTGAACACACAAAAACTGTGAACTGGTAACTTCTATTGGCGAATATAAAAGCATTATACTCTCTAGAATTATATTCTAACGGAATctgccggcagcagtggccgagtggttctaggcacttcagtctggaaccgtgcgaccgctacggtcgcaggttcgaatcctgcctctggcatggctgtgtgtgatgtccttaggttagttaggtttaagtagttctaagttctaggggactgatgacctcaaatgttaagtcccacagtgctcggagccgTTTGAACCGATTTCTAACGGAATCTGCTAGTAAGAAATCTTTGAATCAGTACTACTCAGGACTTCGatgcagtgaaacttctgcagctgcTGCTCTAAGTGTTTGGGCTTTGTCCTGGTTGATACCAATATTTTAGTAATGACTCTGCCATCAAGTACTAGATGTACCTTGCCACTGTGTCTTGTTACTGCTGGAAATGGACTGATGTAAGAGCTCGTCGATGTTTCTATAGTCCAGTTGGGTGTCCGTTTTATTTCTTTAAATACAACATATATCTGCACTGAAAGGACAGAGTACGATGGCAGATTGAATAATTTTTGTGGGACGACATCAAGTTTGTGCTCGAAGTAATTTATTAAGCCTGGATTTTCATTAAAAACATCGATAAGACGGTTAGAATGTCTTCCAGATCGACTGCCTCTTCAGCACTGATGTGGCTCATTTCAGTAACTTTCTTACTAATAACTGTGTTTAAATCTTCGACACACTGAGCCTCTGCAGTGTGAATACGCATTTGTCTGGGCTTGGTCCCTACTATTTGTACCAGTACCTAAGGACAGAATCAGCCATTGCCTTCGTCTGAAGGTAGCGGGTCTACCTCCTACCGGCCAATCATGAGACATATTCTCCTGCAAAGAAGTCTGTCAATCAGTTGTTCTCTACCAATAAATCAACGCCTAGCATACAGTCATCTATCAGGCTGTCAACACTAAGGAAGGGGTTTTCATAGCTTGTTCCTTAAGTCTTACTTCCAAACAAGACCAGTAGCACTTAGTACGTTACTCGTATATGCACTCCTTTTTCTGTTCAGAAATCGTTTTGAACGAGACTATCTAAATTAATATATCAGCTCCAGATTCTATTATTTCCACTGTGACTACGCgttctgtttgaactgcagtgacCAATGGCCTTTTATTTGACTCTAACACAGAACAGTCTTCATGGACTTCCTCTAGGTCATAATGTATGACTACATCATTGTTATATCACAGAATATTTGCAACAAAATCTGCGTCCCACTCTCTCTTACTGACTGGCACATAGTGCAAAAGTTGTGCAGTTACAGTTAGTTTTCCTATGTATTCTGATAAACGGTCTCATCAGATCGATGATCCTGAACGTGTTCCCTACTTTGGTAATATGAGTGGTATTACTTATTTTTGCAGTTCTTGCATCCCTCATTTTTATACTCGTGGGAACTGCTTTCAATGCCATTACAGTTACTGTGCCCCTCACCCCACACCTTTTCATACGTAGGCAGCACTTAATGACCATGAGAAAACAAGGAGCTGTTCCCAAGGGACAAGACATATTGGGTGGTCCATTAGCGTTTGTCATGCTAGCGCCTCGTAGACTACAATTTATTATGCTCCAGCTTTATCCACTTCATCGAAGATAGTTGCACCTGCATCTAATTACTTTAAGTTGTTCTTTAGCTCCACTCTTTCTTGATTCACAGTACTGATTTCTTTTTGGATGCAGCCCACACAGTAGTCATGTTTTGACTCTTTATCcactacacatgtttccatttccATCAACTGGATTTCAAGAAAGATTCCTACTTTATAAAGTATTAGCTTGACTTGTTCAGTTTGAGATTTTTCTAACGTTAGAATTTTTACCTCTATTCCCTGCAAGATTTCCTGATTTCTTTGTTCCACCCAGTTGCGCGATTTTTCTTTGTGTTGAAGCTTCATAGTTATAATTTTAGAGTCATAAATTGATATCTGGTGGCCCTTAAACCAGGGGTACCAAGATTTCGGCTCATGAGCCATGCCCGGTTCCTAGTGCCAAAGATGCTCAACCTCTCTTCACATTTTCGCCAACATCACGCCATGCTGTCTGAGCGTTAGGAGGGTAAAGAGTGGAAAACAGCGAaggcgccgcatttaaatggcaatgcagccgCACAGCacacgacttggttttatatttcacaaacaaaacatgttttcagtattaattatttattttggcgCGCtgcagacataatataatttttatctggtacaagctATCAGCATATTTacagacacagacaatttcacagagttttaCATTCAAGTTACCATGtgatcgtgacttatttagtttcataatcgaaataaGGTATTTCACAAAAATACGTCTATCGAAATACTCTTGCACTTTTGCAGCCTTATCATGGAGACTTAAAAATATACCTGAGACAAGCAATGCAggtgtcctggacagttttaatgtaaaaatatttgtcaCTGAAAATGGAATCAGTTTCGTCTGCACATTCAGAGGGTGCTTTCATCTGAAATGGCAAATGCTCTAGAAAACAGCTCAAAAAGTGATGTGAGAGTGACACTGCCCTCAAACATTTTATAAATGTATCCTTTCAATTTTTGCAAGCCACAGCAGATTCTTCAAACATTGCACATTATTATTTAACGCCAGTGGACTTGGGGAACTGGACTGTTTTTCTAAAGCCCGGCTCACACACGCAACAAAAGTGTCGCCACAGCTAGTGCTGTTGCACGTGTTAACGCCCATTTTCTAGTGGCACAACTTACGAGACGCAACTTTTGtcacaccaaaaaaatttcagcttggctgtactgtgtgtgtgtgtgtgtgtgtgtgtgtgtgtgtgtgtgtgtgtgtgcgctaatgacatgttgttgttgttgttgttgtggtcttcagtcctgagactggtttgatgcagctctccatgctactctatcctgtgcaagctttttcatctcccagtacctactgcatcctacatccttctgaatctgcttagtgtattcatctcttggtctccctctacgatttttaccctccacgctgccctccaatgctaaatttgtgatcccttgatgcctcagaacatgtcctaccaaccgatcccttcttctggtcaagttgtgccacaaacttctcttctccccaatcctattcaatacttcctcattagttatgtgatctacccatctaatcttcagcattcttctatagcaccacatttcgaaagcttctattctcttcttgtccaaactatttatcatccatgtttcacttccatacatggctacactccatacgaatactttcagaaatgacttcctgacacttaaatcaatactggatgttaacaaatttctcttcttcaggaacgctttccttgccattgccagcctacattttatatcctctctacttcgaccatcatcagttattttgctccccaaatagcaaaactccttaactac
This window contains:
- the LOC124710672 gene encoding uncharacterized protein LOC124710672, yielding MRAPIEQSPSRLCGKTCCCSWNIVQYAVCDVKKKWKSLRQQFKERLNSLSRHASGGAAHTAPVQWPYFEAMTFLQDNFEPRATSGNLDPVDTSDTTEHNSKYSSHFDEAHSQPTSLSSSLSPVSSNRAETPPNSTPAERRAYRKRP